One part of the Arabidopsis thaliana chromosome 4, partial sequence genome encodes these proteins:
- the KCO6 gene encoding Ca2+ activated outward rectifying K+ channel 6 (Ca2+ activated outward rectifying K+ channel 6 (KCO6); FUNCTIONS IN: outward rectifier potassium channel activity; INVOLVED IN: potassium ion transport; LOCATED IN: plant-type vacuole membrane; EXPRESSED IN: 25 plant structures; EXPRESSED DURING: 14 growth stages; CONTAINS InterPro DOMAIN/s: Potassium channel, two pore-domain (InterPro:IPR003280), EF-Hand 1, calcium-binding site (InterPro:IPR018247), Ion transport 2 (InterPro:IPR013099); BEST Arabidopsis thaliana protein match is: Ca2+ activated outward rectifying K+ channel 2 (TAIR:AT5G46370.1); Has 1807 Blast hits to 1807 proteins in 277 species: Archae - 0; Bacteria - 0; Metazoa - 736; Fungi - 347; Plants - 385; Viruses - 0; Other Eukaryotes - 339 (source: NCBI BLink).) — protein sequence MANEGSDPLLQYMISPRLKKPPQLLFPLPEDNEVAIPMPMTPSEFKERLIFGPFSCSPRDSSHFIDSMKQPSPSSSSTAVNNPFSDSSTLDPLLPPPPPQPEPWLSDQTSSHCQGHALHRSKTAPAMAVINDLHHPIRQKDPTETSRSVVRQAFALLVVYLSLGVLIYWLNRDHYVVNQTHPVVDGLYFCIVTMCTIGYGDITPNSVVTKLFSIMFVLVGFGFIDILLSGMVSYVLDLQESYMLDSAKRRDEPEKRRSYIIDVKKGRMRIRLKVALALGVVVLCIAVGVGIMHFIEEIGWLDSFYLSVMSVTTVGYGDRAFKTLPGRLFAAIWLLVSTLAVARAFLYLAEARVDKRNRERAKKVLCETMSVSQFFAADIDNNGCVSKAEYVIYKLKEMEKITDKDILPISKQFDKLDRCSNGKITLLDLLEGGSGD from the exons ATGGCCAACGAAGGAAGTGACCCTTTACTTCAATACATGATTAGCCCGAGATTGAAAAAACCTCCACAGCTGCTGTTTCCATTACCAGAAGACAACGAAGTTGCGATTCCGATGCCGATGACACCGTCGGAGTTCAAAGAGCGTTTAATCTTCGGACCCTTTTCATGTTCGCCGCGAGATTCGTCTCACTTCATCGATTCCATGAAACAACCGTCACCGTCGTCTTCTTCAACCGCCGTTAATAATCCTTTCTCCGATTCCTCAACCCTAGATCCTCTgcttccaccaccaccaccacaaccagAGCCATGGTTGTCCGATCAAACTTCGAGTCACTGTCAAGGCCACGCTCTTCACCGATCCAAAACAGCACCAGCAATGGCTGTAATCAATGATCTTCATCACCCAATTCGTCAAAAAGATCCTACAGAGACGTCACGATCTGTAGTAAGACAAGCTTTTGCTCTTCTCGTTGTGTATCTCTCTCTAGGTGTGCTTATCTATTGGCTGAATCGTGATCACTACGTTGTGAATCAAACCCATCCTGTAGTTGATGGATTGTATTTTTGTATCGTTACAATGTGCACCATTGGTTATGGAGACATCACTCCAAACAGTGTGGTTACTAAGCTGTTTTCGATTATGTTTGTGCTTGTTGGGTTTGGTTTCATTGATATTTTGCTTAGTGGGATGGTCTCTTATGTTCTTGACCTTCAAGAGAGCTATATGTTAGACTCTGCTAAGCGGAGAGATGAGCCTGAGAAGAGGAGATCTTATATAATCGATGTCAAGAAAGGGAGAATGAGAATTAGGTTGAAAGTGGCTTTGGCATTAGGTGTTGTGGTTTTATGCATTGCTGTTGGTGTTGGGATTATGCATTTCATTGAGGAAATCGGGTGGTTGGATTCGTTTTATCTCTCGGTTATGTCGGTTACTACTGTCGGGTATGGAGATCGGGCTTTTAAGACATTGCCCGGTAGGCTTTTCGCTGCGATATGGCTGCTTGTGTCTACATTAGCTGTGGCTCGAGCTTTTTTGTACTTGGCTGAGGCGAGAGTGGATAAGAGGAATAGAGAACGGGCGAAGAAAGTGCTTTGTGAAACAATGTCTGTCTCTCAGTTTTTCGCTGCAGATATTGATAACAATGGCTGTGTGAG tAAAGCAGAGTATGTGATATACAAACTGaaggagatggagaaaatAACCGATAAGGACATACTACCAATCTCCAAACAGTTTGACAAACTCGACCGATGCAGCAACGGAAAGATCACTCTTTTAGATCTCTTGGAAGGTGGCAGTGGCGATTGA